GTGGTTTTATAGATCACACAAAGGAACAATCCCCCACCCCATCCTTACACAGGACACTGTGCCCCACATCCAGAGGCAGCATATAAGGGTCACCATCCACCACGTGTAATGAGGAGCAGGGGACATTGTGCTCTATTTACACCGGAGAGAGTGTAAACCATCGGCCTCCTTCACGTGGATCCTGAGCTGTAATCTACAAGTCTATTGCTGCCCCGGTCCTTATTCACACATTACACCTGGTGGACTGTGACCTGATAAACTCTGCCTGGATGTTACACCATAGTGACGGGACGGACACTGTGGAGGTCCGGATACAGCAGCTATGGCGTCCAGCGCAATGACCAGAAATGACCCTTGTCATAGagtaacagggacatgaagctccTCTGTGCACACGCGATGATAGCGCCTCCTTTATCTCAGGATCGCGCTGCTGTCTGTACCGGAGGAAACAGCGGCCAGTGATCATACAGCTCTGCCGGGGAGAAGGTGGTGGCtctgaaaagagcctttgtgggACAAGTAGCGGGCGGCTCTCGGTTATTTCTTCGTCACGGTCTTCCTGGACTTAGATGccttcttagccggactcttggcagctttcttagccggactcttggcagctttcttagccggactcttggcagctttcttagccggactcttggcagctttcttagccggactcttggcagctttgggCTTGGCCGCCTTCTTTGCTGGGCTCTTTGTTATTTTCTTGGGGGCAGGTTTTGGCTTTTTGGGGCTCTTCGCCACCTTCTTGGCAGCGGAAGGCCTCTTGGCCTTTGTCAGGCTCTTGGCCGGAGTCTTCTTCGGGGATTTGGCAGCAGCCGCCGGCTTCTTCTTGACCGCTTTGTCCTTAGTCTCCAGCTGCTTCTTGTTCAGCTTGAAGGAGCCGGAGGCGCCGCTGCCTTTCACCTGGAGCAGGGTTTCCTTGGTCACCAGAGTCTTGAGCGCCATCTTCAGGCGGCTGTTGTTCTTGTCTACATCGTATCCTCCAGCAGCCAGAGCCTTCTTCAGGGCGGCCAGAGAAACCCCACTGCGCTCTTTGGAGGCGGACACGGCTTTCACGATGAGCTCGGACACGCTGGGACCGGAGGGTTTCTTGGTTTTCTTGGCGCCccctgctgcagattttttcggcTGCTTCTTGGATTTGGCGGCCGGCTCGGTGGGAGGGACAGCGGCGGCTGGTGCGGTCTCTGCCATCGTATAACACGGGAATCCACTAAAACAATTATTCTGCGAGGGAAAAACACTGAGAACAGAGATGGGGGGCGCCTTTTATATGTACAGCGGCTGCTCGGTGATTGGCTGCGATTGTCCTGAGCGTCTATTGGCTGACACTGATCACATGTCCTCCCTTTCCTCATCTGACAGGAGTGAAGCTCCGCTCTCCCCTTGTGCTTCCCTGCCCGGGATAAGAGCCCTTTACCGACTAGAAGCGGCCGGGCGAGCGGGCACTCTACGTGACTTCCCCCTCCCTGACATTCCCCCTACTCATTTCTAGCCTTCACTGGCAGAGATGCTGGGAAGGAGCCGGGAGGAGGCCCCGGGATCTCTGCCATAGTTCTGCCGATCTGCACGTCGCTGTGATCGGACAAGATAAATGCGTTTGCGGGAGCTCGTTCCCTCTATTCCCGGCACTTGTCACTATCACAGGGTTCTTTACCACAATGTCTAACGTGCGGGAAGCTGATTGTCCGATGCGGGGGCGACCTGGAGCTGCAGAGAGCCCAGAAGGGTAACCCGGCACAGACGCGATGTCGGAGTGTCTTCCGCCTGTCTTACTGTAacttggcacagaggagacaccagaaactgctccacctgtgttacaataacccagcacagaggaaacACCAGAGTTTGCTCTACCTATGTTACAATAAGTCGTCACAGGCAAGACACCagcgtctgctccacctgtattacaacttCCCAGCACATAAAAGACACAAGTCTGCTCCTCCTTTACTAaactaacctgacacaggccagaccccaaaacctgctcctccagcagtacattacccggacacagacaggacactagagacttctccacctgtataactatagcaCAGAGGAGGGAACAGACACTGTGTGTTCCTCTCGTCCTACATTAAGCCGGCAAAAGACAAGACACCGTAGtattgtccctgtcccctcatattactgccattatgtcccctgcaggagggtacagggacacaatgcctgtaatatgtccctgttccctcaccttcgaggcattatgtccctgttccttcatattaccggctttatgtccctgttccctcatctaccaggcattatgcccctgttccctcatattacaggcattatgtccctgttccttcatattacaggctttatgtccctgttccttcatattacaggctttatgtccctgttccttcatattaccgtctttatgtccctgttccctcatctaccaggcattatgcccctgttccctcatattacaggcattatgtccctgttccttcatattacaggcattatgtccctgatccttcatattacaggcttcatgtccctgttccttcatattaccggctttatgcccctgttccctcatattacaggcattatgtccctattccctcatcttataggcatgatgtccctgttccttcataataccggcattatgtccctgttccttcataataccggcattatgtccctgttccctcatattactggcattatgtcccctgtaggagggtacagggaaataatgccggtaatatgtccctgtttcctcatcttacaggcattatgtccctgttcattcatattaccagcTTTATGTACCTGCTTCCTCattttacagacattatgtccctgttccctcatcttactgccaTTATCGccctgttccttctaattaccggcattatttccctgttccttcatattaccggaattatgtccctgttccttcatattaccggcattatgtccctgttccttcatattacaggcattttgtccctgttccttcatcttaccggaattctatctctattccttcatattaccggcattacgtccctgtttcttcatattaccgacattacgtcccgcctccttcatattatcggcattacgtccctgttccctcatcttaccggcattttgtccctgctccctcatcttaccggcattatgttcctgtcccctcatattactggcattatgtccagtgtaggagggcacagggacataatgccggtaatatgtccctgttccctcttcttcgaggcattatgtccctgttacttcatatgacTGgcgttacgtccctgttccttcatattagcagcattatatccctgttccttcatattagcagcATTATATTCCTGTTCCTTCgagacaggcattatgtccctgtttcttcatattaccggcattatgtccctgttccctcatctgaaccggcattatgtgtctgttccttcatcttaccgacattatgtccttgtactttcatattaccggcattatgtccctgttccctcatcttaccggcattatgtccctgttcctacttattacctgcattatgtccctgttccctcctattaccGCATTGTGTCCCCATTCTATTACAGCGTGTagaagaaaccagagactgctcctccaataaacaggcaattacaataacgactaaacacactagagtttgcggctacaataaccttgcaccaaaaaaagaaacaacaaaagtttgtattacaataacccagaacagactagcaactatagtctgctccacctgtattacaaaaaCACGGAGCAGACTAGCAACTctagtctacttcacctgtaatacaataacccggcacagacaagaagctatagtctgctccacctgtattaccataacccggaacagactagcaactatagtctgctccacctttattacaataacacggaacagactagcaactctagtctacttcacctgtaatacaataacccggcacagacaagcaactatagtctgctccagctgtaatacaataacccggaacagactagcaactctagtctacttcacctgtattacaataacacgGAGCAGACTAGCAACTctagtctacttcacctgtaatacaataacccggcacagacaagaagctatagtctgctccacctgtattacaataacccggcacagacaagcaactatagtctacttcacctgtaatacaattacccggcacagacaagaagctatagtctgctccacctgtattataaTAATCCGGAAAAGACAAGCAACTATAGTTTGATTCACATGTAATACAATAAACCCGCACAGaatagacaccagagtctacttcacctgtataaataaaacccagcacatacgtattgatgtattacagatggaacagattctagtgtactgtaacagacaagacattagagtacgctccacctgtattacaagaaaccaagtcccagcacatacagtacaggACAGGGACAGCCGGAATcagagagacggtcagtagccagggacagccgagtgcagagagacggtcaggagacagggacagccgagtgcagagagacggtcagtagccagggacagccgagtgcagagacacggtcaggagccagggactgccgagtgcagagagacggtcaggagccagggacagccgagtgcagagagacggtcagtagccaagtacagccaagtgcagagagacggtcagaagccagggacagccgagtgcagagagactgtcaggagtcagggacagccgagtatagagacacggtcaggagcctgggacagccaagtgcagagaaacggtcaggagtccgggacagccgagtgcagagagacggtcaggagtcagggacagccgagtgcagagagacggtcaggagccagggacagccaagtATAGAGAGATgttcaggagtcagggacagccgagtatagagagactgtcaggagtcagggaaagccgagtatagagagacgatcaggagccagggacagtcgagtgcagagagaccgtcaggagccagggatagccgagtgcagagagacggtcaggagccagggacagccgagggcAGAGAGTGGGTCAGGAGGCAGGAAGAGCCAAGTGCAGAGAGACGGACatgagtcagggacagccgattGCCAAGAGGcggtcaggagacagggacacggcataatgtccctgtcccctcatattaccggcattatgtccctgttccctcatcttacaggcattatgtccctgttccttcatattacaggcattatgtccttgttccttcatattgcaggcattatatccgtgtcccttcatattaccggcattatgtccctgttccctcatcttaccggcattatgtccctgttccctcatcttacaggcattatgtccctgttccttcatattacaggcattatgtccttgttccttcatattgcaggcattatatccgtgtcccttcatattaccggcattatgtgcctcttccctcatcttaccggcattatgtccctgttccctcatcttacaggcattatgtccctattccttcatattaccagcattacgtccctgttccttcatattatcggcattatgtccctgttccttcatattaccggcattacgtccctgttccttcatattacaggcattatgtccctgttccctcatcttacaggcattatgtccctgttccttcatattaccggcattatgtccctgttccttcatcttacaggcgttatgtccctgttcctttatattacaggcattttgtacctgttccttcttattacaggcattatgtccctgttccttcatattaccggcattatgtccctgttccctcatcttacaggcattatgtccctgtcccttcatattaccggcattatgtccctgctccctcatcttcctggaattacgtccctattccttcatattaccggcattatgtccctgttccttcatcttacagccattatgaccctgttccttcatattacaggcattatgtacctgttccttcttattacaggcagtgatcttctacttctatatacacgggggtaggggcttcagtatcacgtcCGTCTTCCGGTGAGGTGCCGGATATGTGGACTGCAGTGTGTCCCCTAATCgcgtcctagaagcagctgactgaattgggtcttagaccagggaATGTTAATGTGAAGGGAAAGAGTACCTTAGTGCTATACTTGCTGCCGAGTAATCCTCCGGCAGGAAAACACCTCCTCGTAGCGGCGCTGTcggacgccgtttgtgccgatgcctgcacgtacaggagtggcagaaactcaccgctgaatatccgctcagttgctcatagcgctgtataagcgcccgagcagtggatcaaacagcggacttgctgtgttgcttcttcggcgtccagcttgctgctgggcaacgtgctttccgcaatccttggagagagggccagtgttttcttagctgctgtcactgctactaatgttaccagaTTCTCACAACAAACAATACAtttactgggaccaactttgacacaagtatcggctcggctcgtatctcattctgccggacggctgggattaataaggctgctggcaataaatctgttaacctctagtactaataatgaatctgtctgctgtccctatataggactcactttattacagtaacgcgtgcagtttcttgcagagcaacatttaGTGAGACGAATTCAATGATTGAAAAAGGACaaaactgatgcagctgatacggcattttacaagagcaaaacccaatgttggaggggccgtgttttccaagctgctctcattgctactaatgttacgagattttcaaaacaaactagcaatttgtagcaccaagttccacataagtatggacttgcattgtcttgtatgtcactttgccagactgctggtataatcgcgctgctggcaatacaatgataggaaacagaatgcacctatttctacttcgtactaacactgtgcgttgtctatacttaggactcacctcatcccactaacgcatgaagttgctgcagagtaacatttaCTGAGACGCATTCAGAGAATGAAAAGGACAAATTGATGCAGCTCTATTCAGAAGTAACATCTAATATCAGAGCTCCAATAGTGCGGTACTTGAGGGAGACGAACATTACAGCCCAGTTtgtcccctttatgcccccacttTTGATATTTGATTTATGTACCTTTCCCTTTTATTCCCCTTCATCTACGATAAGTCACAATGCTGAATGGGATTTGTTCATTAAATGGGGTGTTCTCTACATAGGGACCGTTCACCCCTTCCCTGTTAGGTAGAATATACCTATAAGCTCGTTGTTTTATTGATCGATAATTTTTCTTAATTCAAGAGATCCTTTGATCCGTGCGCTTCTTGCCCTTCTCTTCCCCTCTCTTTTTCATTTGTTCACATTtagttggtggtgtacaccagggcaGAATTAGAAGCAATGAGAGTCCTTGAGAGGAATGGTTTGTTACCCTAATAGCGTCTCCTGTGTATATAAAGCATTGCCGCAGACCCCTCGTAGgacttctcctttgtagttta
The nucleotide sequence above comes from Rhinoderma darwinii isolate aRhiDar2 chromosome 11, aRhiDar2.hap1, whole genome shotgun sequence. Encoded proteins:
- the LOC142663750 gene encoding histone H1A-like, with the translated sequence MAETAPAAAVPPTEPAAKSKKQPKKSAAGGAKKTKKPSGPSVSELIVKAVSASKERSGVSLAALKKALAAGGYDVDKNNSRLKMALKTLVTKETLLQVKGSGASGSFKLNKKQLETKDKAVKKKPAAAAKSPKKTPAKSLTKAKRPSAAKKVAKSPKKPKPAPKKITKSPAKKAAKPKAAKSPAKKAAKSPAKKAAKSPAKKAAKSPAKKAAKSPAKKASKSRKTVTKK